The genomic stretch AAGGGCTTCGTCTCCTTTGTACTGTtgaacctttgaagaaatagGCATTTCGAAGATGGAGTaagaaaaattgagattTGAAACATAGCTACACCAATGTTTTCGTACACATATTGGCTGACCAGTCTCAATTCAAATCATCCGACCTGGTAAAAATACTGCATAGATTACTTTTCCAAAGCCATTCTGCTCTGTACATCTCAATACTATTAAACAGATTAGGGGTGCTAATTAACGACGCGTCGACGCCAAGGTAGTATAAATGATGGTGTTTGGCCAAGGCCTTGCACGTGCACCTTTTATTCCCTATTTCAGCCAAAATGTGCCAAGGCTCGCTCTCATGTACTGCCTTACGGTTAAACCCCACCAGACTATCTACGGAGTATACCGTGTGAAACCTGGTATATCCGGATTGTCTGGAGTCGAGACTATGACTGGTCAGTGGTCAAGCCGTACGCGGGCATCAGCTGGACAAGCGACCGGGCACGTGCACGGAGGTGCCGAGACTGGCACTGAGCCTTGTACCTCCCCATCTCGGGCAGCAAATGCCCATAACTCGCTGTATTGAGCCGATCCGCTTTAATCCTACCGTGCTTAACCTTGTCTTCAGTTCACAACACAAGCTGTGTATCGGCTATGAATGCACGGTATGAAGTACTTGGACAACATAACGATCTTACGTTCATTGACATTTCCCCAGCCTGAGGATCGTCGAGGAAGCCAAGGTGCGCGGCACAAAGCCACGAAATTCCCAAGGGCTCTGGGACAGTCCCTGCATGCCTGGGGCGTGCCATGAAGCCGGGGCCGCAAGGCGAGGGTGAGTAGACCGCTACGACCGGACAACCCTCCGGTCAGTGATAGCCAACGCAGTCGTAGCCAGGCGACTGCGTTCGAGAATCTGGGCGAATGAACGGGAAACTTCTTGGAGCGGCTCAGAGATGCTAGACAAGACAGGCAAACAACGGGTGTCTGCACAACACTCGCCCAGCGATGCACGGTGACGCAATGCATGCAGGTGGCCGGAGACGGGGCATTGCCGTTCATTGAACAGCAATTAACAAACTTTTCATAGATAGCTGCGCATCTAACTCTTGCTGTGAAAAACGACCTACAAAAGGAAAATGGAGGGCGGAGCATCTACATATACCGGTCAGAAATTACTTTTTGCGTAGAAATGAAGAAACCGATCCTACACGTCGTATACCCGGATGAGTATTTAATTGGGCAGACCCAAAGATATAACCTACAGCGTGAACACTCGAATCAAAATGGCATCTGGACCCTACCGTCGGTCTATACATTGTCAGAATCACGTATAGATAGCACCTCGGCTCGAAGGACCTAGGTTGGAGTTAATGCTCTAGAAATGTCCGAAGTGAAGCGATTGTAGTCTGGCAAACTCGCTATGAAGTAGATAGCGTCCACACAGCGCCAGCTCGGGAGAAAGTCGGATAtgaattgagaaggagaGCGATGTTATCGAGTTCCCTCCCAGGCTGTTTATCGGTTAAAATTATCCACATTCTGCAGTGGTCCATCCAGTAACTCGCCACTTCCGACCAAATAGGAATCGGACCTCTATATCCATGCGGCCGTTTAGCACAGAAGTGCGATTACTTTGGAGCATTTTCACCGCTGAATGAATATTCTGTGGTCAAAGAGAGCGTTGAAGTGTATTTCAAACGCAACCCAGATAACAGGAGCCTGCAAATAGCCGACGCGAAGCCTGTCTTCTTGGTTCCTTTGTGATCTGTCGTGATTCTATCGTTGAGTGAGATTTACGGTGTTAAAGAGCTTCTCTTTACTCACTTGATGTCTTCAAAAATAACGGATCAGATACAATATTGCACTGTAGCACAGAACAACCCTCAAATGATGTGACGAACATCCAACGATCATAAACTGCGGCCACGTACTGACTGTATTAAGAAGGTTATTCGGCACCCTtgatgcgcatatatgcaccCATTGTGTTGATTAAGGGGTTGAATACGGCAGACCGTTTAACCCACTGGCTCTCAACAAGCAGAAGATTCCAGCTGATCGATGCCAGGGTTTTCAATTTAAAGCTTTACCACACCACTATGTATGGTAGCGGTCACAGGGATTTCCCGACGAAGGGCGCGCATATAAACACTAGAAAGCAAAAATAAAAGTTAAACACACATTGTATTACCTCCACCATTCGATAGTTCCCCTTTTCACTCACAAAGATGTGTTGCCTGGCACCTGACCCTTTCGCAGTGATGTTATACGTAGTGAGTTGGCAATTTGTGTCCTCTTGACGTAGTTAGATGGGAGATACACCCAAGCTAGGATGTTTCCTTAAGAACATCATCCTGAGGGCTGCTGTGGGCGGTTCGACGGATGGAACTCTCCTGTAGATTTAAAACGGTCATAATTCTATGTTAGTACTTCTTGAAAAGTAGAAATCTCAATTAAATGCCGGATTGTGATGGTAGTAAGAGATCAAGGGTCTGCCAAAATCGGTAGGCGCCCACAGTGTGACCCCACGTGACAAGATAACAAGGCCAGGCAATTTCACCAAATCGCCAAATTTTCATTGTTCTCGTCTTAACCACCATTGGCGCCCTCCAAATTTGCGTTTAAAACCTGTTATTTCTGTTCCAAATGGATACCAGACTCCAGGATTGCCGCAAGGGGACCTCTGGGCTATATTTATCTGTGCTCCATGTTGTGTTGGAGGAGAAACCCCGGATCTGTCCCACGAAGTGTTTGTTCTTTGCTCTGAAGAACACCTACGGCTACGACGCGTTTGAAAAGAGGAATCCGTTTGCATAGGATCTTTAAGTGAGATAACAATCTGCTTATGCTCGTTGTATTGCATGGCAAATGTGTTCACGCTGACTTGAAAAAGCAGCATGTATGCAGCAGTTTTAGGTCCAGAATTCATATGTCGTTTTCAAACCGGCTTTCAAATGGTTCTAGATAGTGTCCATCTTGATGACAGAAGTCCACAACCTCGATGAAACGAGGCCCATGCTACCTTCAGTTTCAAAAATAACCATAGGTGACACATTCCGGGGATTCTCCCGTCACTTCTCCGCTCCAAATGTAATTTTACGGCAACCCCAGTCGTAATGGTCCCATCGACTTCAGTTTAAAAGCATGGGAAATCAGTTAGTGCACTTTGTTCTTCCCCTCGAACCTCTTGCTTTTAGTTCACACACACAAACATGGCTGGTGGTCCCGCTGTTGCATCGGATGGCGCTGGCTATAGGCAGTTTATTACAGATACTCGGCCATGGTACAAGAACAAACGTTGGTATCAGCTTCGAAACTTCTACGTCAAAAACACTGAATTTTTTTCGTAGGCATTATTGCCCTTAATTTATGCATCTGCTTGCTGTATGTCATTATCAAGGACCTCATGCTCATGCTGCCTAACTCATAAATGTAATAGACTCATCACATCGTCGACGAACGGTTACGATGGTAAGAGGGTCTTGGAATTTGATGTACAGTAACCCTGCTGACGACAATTTTACAGGTAGTATGATGAGTGGGTATATCCTTTCGTCATTTGAAGTGGAGTACTCAGTGAGTCTTCACCAGATGGTTTGCAGAGTGTCACGGCTTGGGAAGATGAATTCCACACCCCGCATGGAGGCAAAGTATGTGGGCTATAATTTCCTACTTATGTTGCAGTCTAAATATGTGTCGTGGCGTAGTTGGGGCTCTTCAATGCAATCCAGGCATGCTTCACCTCATACCCTTCAATATGTCTGTTCTAAACCTGGAATCCTAGAACATCGGGTCTCTCGCCGCATACCCCTTCGCTCCATACTTCGCTGATGGCTTTGGTCGTCGCCCAACCATTTTCTTCGGAGCATGTATCATGGTAGCCGCTACCATTCTGCAAACGGCGGCACACTCCTTCGGAATGTTTATCGGTGCACGGTGCGTACATGTCCCCATTATGGCGTGCACAGGATGCTAAATTATTTTTGCCTATCGGACGATTCGGATATCCCGCAATGCAGATTCCTCATTGGCTTTGGTCTCACATTCGCCGCAGCAGCTGCCCCTCTTCTCGTCACGGAAATCGCATATCCAACTCAACGTGCTCAGGCGACCTCCATGTACAACACACTCTGGTAAGAAACCTCCTAAACGTCATGAAATAATCGTAACATTGATCACACTATACTTCGTTAATCTTAGGTATCTCGGAAGTATAATGTATGCTCCATATCTACTCCTCTCAACTGATCAGTAGCACTGACGCCGTGATCATCTGTTCTCAGTGCGGCGTGGACAGTAAGTTCAATACATTTTTGGTGTTGATACGTCGGATGAAGTCAGTGCTCACGCGCTGTGCTATTTTAGACCTTTGGCACGTTCCGCATCAACAACAACTGGGCATGGCGCATTCCCTCCGCTTTGCAAGGCTTGCCGTCGGTTCTCCAAATTTTCCTCATTTGGCTGGTCCCCGAGTCTCCTCGTTTCCTCGTCAGCAAAGGACGGTGAGTTTGCTTGCTTTTCTGCCCTTCAAAAATTCTTAATATTCTTGTTCATAGTGAAGCCGAGGCACTTAAGACTTTGGCGTATTACCACGCAAATAGCAACCAGTGCGTGCGCATGACCTTGCTGGTTTAAATTTATACTAACTTCCCAACAGAAATGACCCGCTCGTCCAATACGAGTTCGAGGAGATCAAAGCTGCCATTGCCTTCGATCGAGATGTTGCCGCTAACGTCGGATGGCTTTCTTTGTTCAAGTCTGCGGGTAACCGCCGCCGTATGCGCATTATTATTGCCATCGCTTTCTTCTCACAGTGGTCTGGCAACGGTCTGGTGTGagtaatttttttcattcagTCAAGCAATCACTGATATACATTCTATTCCAGATCTTACTGTGAatatttttgtatttttggCTTTCTGGCATTGTTTAACTCGTGCTTGATACTATAGACCTCAACAAGGTTTTCATCAGTATTGGAAGTAAGCTCAATCCCTTTGTCCTCGGGTCAATCATCAATCTAACACTGTCTTAGTCACCGACAACAGTACCCAGCTTCTCATCGTACGCATTCGCTTTGTAGATTGTGGCCATTGACACTGATGCATTTGTTTCTCACAGAATGGTATCTTGAACATCTGGAACTTTATCATCGCCATCGGTGCCGGATTCTTGTGTGAGAGAGTTGGACGCAGACGCCTGTTCATGACATCGACTATCGGCATGTTGATCTTCTGGACTCTCCAATCTGTCTGCGTGTCTTTGTACGCCCAGGACAACAACAGGAAGGGAGCTGCTCACACTGTTATTGCCATGATCTGTGAGTTATCAATTTGGTAAATTATTTTTCCGTTTTGCTGACATGGTTGCAATGCTATTTTACAGTCTTGTTCTACGGTTTCTGTGAGTCTTTTTTTAGATATATATGACTTCAGAAACTGACAACTGCTCACAGACGATGTGTGTTATTATGCTTATTTCAATTTGTGGAATGACCTAACTTGATGTCTCCAGCTTGCCTTCACCCCTCTTATTGTATCGTATGTAACTGTGATCTGCTTTTCGTCACTTTGACTTATACGTTCTAAAGATACACCGTTGAAATTCTACCTTACTCGCTCCGTGCTAAAGGATTCACCATTTTCAACTTCTCAATTTCGTTGTCTCTCATCTTCAACCAGTATGTCCATCTCCCTGAAGTATAGTTTGTCTTTTTAATTCTCTTGCCTCAGATACGTCAACCCAATTGCTCTTGCACACCTCGGCTGGAAGTACTATGTAAGCGTTCTTGGGAACTAGTTGGGAGTGTATGCTTATGGTCAATTAGATGGTGTACGTTGCCTGGATTGCATTCGAAGTCGTATTCTGCTACTTCTTCATCATTGAAACCAAAGGGGTCAGTAatttccttccttttttgAAAACATTGTTTGACACCATGGTCGTACATTACAGCTCAGTCTTGAGGAAACTGCTGCGTACGTCTTTGATTCAATGCATTTTCATTACATGACACATATTAATCTGTTCTTTAACCAGACTATTCGACGGCGACGAAACTGTCAATATGATCACCGGAACAGCTCATGTTGGAACAACCGGAGAGAAGGACATTGACAACGACAGCAACGAGAAGATCTCTGACACTCGAATTGAGTGAATACTGTCGTAGTGGTCTTTCATTTTTCGATCCAGCTCGTCCCTCGTCATCCTCCCCTCGCAATAACTGCAAGTGTATTTGTTATCGCACCCCGCGCACACACAGATATCCCCTTTGATATACCAACTGACTACTTGTGGCATCGTCGACCTTTACGTACTTACCTCCGCGTCCCATAACAAATTAATCACAGGAGTCAGGAATGTATTGTACTAGTATCTGTTCGGTATCACTTATTCCTCCAATTAaattttccttctctttcagtTCGCGAAGTCTTCGAACCTCCGTGGGATTACATATAATTAAACAGAATCAAACGTGTCGTAAGTATTTACGACGCGTGGGGCCTTACAGCTTTCTGCCCGTCAAGTTTGAGGTTCGCCTTTCACTCAGATTCTATGGGTATGAATCTGCAGCAGTGTAATTCATGCCAAAAATTTATTGCAGTGTATAACTATCTGACGTCGTCAACAAATCAGTTGTATAATACTTCCTTCAAGGCAAAAGGTCAGTATGATATAATAATAAAATTGCCTTTCTGAAGGTATGTAAACTTACATCTTCGTATATACGCCATTTGTTACTGTGATCGTTTTGTGTATCAAAACCAGCGTAAGTAGCCAAGAGACGGGGATTCGTTACGGGTTCAGGGTAAGTTACAGTCAACTTGATTTCGTGGTTGTACCCAATTGACTTCGTATGGTTTTCAAGTTGCTTAATGAGATCCATATGTTGTGGGTGGTCGAAGGCCAC from Psilocybe cubensis strain MGC-MH-2018 chromosome 2, whole genome shotgun sequence encodes the following:
- a CDS encoding Lactose permease; its protein translation is MAGGPAVASDGAGYRQFITDTRPWYKNKRIIALNLCICLLLITSSTNGYDGSMMSGYILSSFEVEYSSVTAWEDEFHTPHGGKNIGSLAAYPFAPYFADGFGRRPTIFFGACIMVAATILQTAAHSFGMFIGARFLIGFGLTFAAAAAPLLVTEIAYPTQRAQATSMYNTLWYLGSIIAAWTTFGTFRINNNWAWRIPSALQGLPSVLQIFLIWLVPESPRFLVSKGREAEALKTLAYYHANSNQNDPLVQYEFEEIKAAIAFDRDVAANVGWLSLFKSAGNRRRMRIIIAIAFFSQWSGNGLVSYYLNKVFISIGITDNSTQLLINGILNIWNFIIAIGAGFLCERVGRRRLFMTSTIGMLIFWTLQSVCLAFTPLIVSYTVEILPYSLRAKGFTIFNFSISLSLIFNQYVNPIALAHLGWKYYMVYVAWIAFEVVFCYFFIIETKGLSLEETAALFDGDETVNMITGTAHVGTTGEKDIDNDSNEKISDTRIE